NNNNNNNNNNNNNNNNNNNNNNNNNNNNNNNNNNNNNNNNNNNNNNNNNNNNNNNNNNNNNNNNNNNNNNNNNNNNNNNNNNNNNNNNNNNNNNNNNNNNNNNNNNNNNNNNNNNNNNNNNNNNNNNNNNNNNNNNNNNNNNNNNNNNNNNNNNNNNNNNNNNNNNNNNNNNNNNNNNNNNNNNNNNNNNNNNNNNNNNNNNNNNNNNNNNNNNNNNNNNNNNNNNNNNNNNNNNNNNNNNNNNNNNNNNNNNNNNNNNNNNNNNNNNNNNNNNNNNNNNNNNNNNNNNNNNNNNNNNNNNNNNNNNNNNNNNNNNNNNNNNNNNNNNNNNNNNNNNNNNNNNNNNNNNNNNNNNNNNNNNNNNNNNNNNNNNNNNNNNNNNNNNNNNNNNNNNNNNNNNNNNNNNNNNNNNNNNNNNNNNNNNNNNNNNNNNNNNNNNNNNNNNNNNNNNNNNNNNNNNNNNNNNNNNNNNNNNNNNNNNNNNNNNNNNNNNNNNNNNNNNNNNNNNNNNNNNNNNNNNNNNNNNNNNNNNNNNNNNNNNNNNNNNNNNNNNNNNNNNNNNNNNNNNNNNNNNNNNNNNNNNNNNNNNNNNNNNNNNNNNNNNNNNNNNNNNNNNNNNNNNNNNNNNNNNNNNNNNNNNNNNNNNNNNNNNNNNNNNNNNNNNNNNNNNNNNNNNNNNNNNNNNNNNNNNNNNNNNNNNNNNNNNNNNNNNNNNNNNNNNNNNNNNNNNNNNNNNNNNNNNNNNNNNNNNNNNNNNNNNNNNNNNNNNNNNNNNNNNNNNNNNNNNNNNNNNNNNNNNNNNNNNNNNNNNNNNNNNNNNNNNNNNNNNNNNNNNNNNNNNNNNNNNNNNNNNNNNNNNNNNNNNNNNNNNNNNNNNNNNNNNNNNNNNNNNNNNNNNNNNNNNNNNNNNNNNNNNNNNNNNNNNNNNNNNNNNNNNNNNNNNNNNNNNNNNNNNNNNNNNNNNNNNNNNNNNNNNNNNNNNNNNNNNNNNNNNNNNNNNNNNNNNNNNNNNNNNNNNNNNNNNNNNNNNNNNNNNNNNNNNNNNNNNNNNNNNNNNNNNNNNNNNNNNNNNNNNNNNNNNNNNNNNNNNNNNNNNNNNNNNNNNNNNNNNNNNNNNNNNNNNNNNNNNNNNNNNNNNNNNNNNNNNNNNNNNNNNNNNNNNNNNNNNNNNNNNNNNNNNNNNNNNNNNNNNNNNNNNNNNNNNNNNNNNNNNNNNNNNNNNNNNNNNNNNNNNNNNNNNNNNNNNNNNNNNNNNNNNNNNNNNNNNNNNNNNNNNNNNNNNNNNNNNNNNNNNNNNNNNNNNNNNNNNNNNNNNNNNNNNNNNNNNNNNNNNNNNNNNNNNNNNNNNNNNNNNNNNNNNNNNNNNNNNNNNNNNNNNNNNNNNNNNNNNNNNNNNNNNNNNNNNNNNNNNNNNNNNNNNNNNNNNNNNNNNNNNNNNNNNNNNNNNNNNNNNNNNNNNNNNNNNNNNNNNNNNNNNNNNNNNNNNNNNNNNNNNNNNNNNNNNNNNNNNNNNNNNNNNNNNNNNNNNNNNNNNNNNNNNNNNNNNNNNNNNNNNNNNNNNNNNNNNNNNNNNNNNNNNNNNNNNNNNNNNNNNNNNNNNNNNNNNNNNNNNNNNNNNNNNNNNNNNNNNNNNNNNNNNNNNNNNNNNNNNNNNNNNNNNNNNNNNNNNNNNNNNNNNNNNNNNNNNNNNNNNNNNNNNNNNNNNNNNNNNNNNNNNNNNNNNNNNNNNNNNNNNNNNNNNaaaaaaaaaaaaaaaaaaggacttacAATCTCAAGAGATTTGAGAGCATCGGCCATGGCGATATTGGTCATATTGGCTGGGATTTTGTTCCTTTTACAGAAGAACTGTAGATCTCTTCTCGGAAGACTGTCGAAATCCATGGCGACGATCtagagaaaatgagagagagaaaaaaaaaactttgatttgggtttagaaAAAATGACggttgaattaaaaaaaaaaacaaagacgtTTCTGATGAGACTGAAGATCCGAAGACGAAGGATATTTATACCATTTAGGCgaacacaaaaaccctaactCCCCCCTCGAGCAGATGTGACCGTTGCAGCgtcaattttgaattttgaaaattatcttaaaaaaacCCAACATGTTATTATACTGGGCCTAAGAATTTAAAAGCCCAAATTATTGATTAGTGGATGGGCCTATGATTCGGTAACGTAAAAAGCACGCGCTTTTCGGGGAGCGCGTGTAAATTGAATGAACTGCGAAGCTAGCAATCTCCATCCGGaggagagagatagaaagagagaaggcGAAAGAGAGACGGAGTCACGGAGAGGAGcgagagagagatatagagagGTTTCAGAGAGTAAAAGAGAGGGAGACAGAGCCACTCGCTTACATAGTTTATTATAGACGGGCggtggaaaaaaaagaaaagctgcGAGGGAAAGGTTTTAACCTAACCTgcgtaaagagagagagagagagcgtagGGTTAATGGGAATTTTCCAAATCTGAATGGAAAGCTTAGTCCTCGCcgtcttcactttcttcttcccttccgtTTGTTTCAGTTGTGGTTTTGGATCCGCCGGGATTCCTCTGTATTACCGGCGGCTAAGCTGATTTTTTCAGGTAGATCAATCAAATACACACCGCcgtataagattttttttttcgagagAATGGTCCTTTTTGGTGGTAGTGACGtataagataagagagaaaaaagtgtGATCTTGAGtgtaaagagaagaagaatgggaAGTCCAGTATCAGGTTCTCCGGATTGGACGGTGGGTTCTATTGTGTGGGTTAGGAGGAGGAACGGTTCTTGGTGGCCTGGGAAGATACTTGGTCAAGAAGATCTTGACTCTACGCATATCACCTCGCCACGATCTGGTACTCCAGTGAAGCTCCTCGGGAGAGAGGATGCAAGTGTGTaagtctcttcttttttctgtcTGTATGAACTTTCTTTTGGACTTGGATTGATTACTGAAAGCAGTTTTGTTTCAATCTTAGGGATTGGTACAATTTAGAGAAATCCAAACGGGTGAAGCCATTTCGTTGTGGTGATTTTGATGAATGCATTGAAAGGGTAGAATCTTCGCAAGCATTGACTATAAGAAAGAGGGAGAAGTATGCTCGTAGAGAAGATGCTATTCTCCATGCCCTTGAACTTGAAAAGGACTTGCTGAAAAAAGAAGGGAAACTAGTTTCCTACAAGGCTAGAGATCACTCTCCTGATATAGTTAGGGTTCATGATAATGGAACAAGAGAATCCTCAGATTTTCTAGGGGTTGGTGATGCTACGCATTTGCTGAGAGATAAAGAGGAAGAACAACCAAGTTGTGATGATGAGGCTGTACCTCGAATGAGAGGCTTGCAGGACTTTGGACTTAGAACCGCCTCTTCAAAGCGAAAGATTTCACGTTCCAATGGTCCTGATACTTCCTTAAAGTATCTTGCCAGAAGCAACTCTTCAGCTTCTTCGAGTGGAGATTTTAGCATGGAGAGGCCCAGTTATACCCTCGGTGAGATGAATTTGAAAACTTCCAAGTTTTTAATTCCAAGATGGTTGGATACTTAAGGCTTCTGGCCCNAAGCTCCTCGGGAGAGAGGATGCAAGTGTGTaagtctcttcttttttctgtcTGTATGAACTTTCTTTTGGACTTGGATTGATTACTGAAAGCAGTTTTGTTTCAATCTTAGGGATTGGTACAATTTAGAGAAATCCAAACGGGTGAAGCCATTTCGTTGTGGTGATTTTGATGAATGCATTGAAAGGGTAGAATCTTCGCAAGCATTGACTATAAGAAAGAGGGAGAAGTATGCTCGTAGAGAAGATGCTATTCTCCATGCCCTTGAACTTGAAAAGGACTTGCTGAAAAAAGAAGGGAAACTAGTTTCCTACAAGGCTAGAGATCACTCTCCTGATATAGTTAGGGTTCATGATAATGGAACAAGAGAATCCTCAGATTTTCTAGGGGTTGGTGATGCTACGCATTTGCTGAGAGATAAAGAGGAAGAACAACCAAGTTGTGATGATGAGGCTGTACCTCGAATGAGAGGCTTGCAGGACTTTGGACTTAGAACCGCCTCTTCAAAGCGAAAGATTTCACGTTCCAATGGTCCTGATACTTCCTTAAAGTATCTTGCCAGAAGCAACTCTTCAGCTTCTTCGAGTGGAGATTTTAGCATGGAGAGGCCCAGTTATACCCTCGGTGAGATGAATTTGAAAACTTCCAAGTTTTTAATTCCAAGATGGTTGGATACTTAAGGCTTCTGGCCCTTTTTGACATAAAAttcatttgaaaattttggctCCCTTTCAGGAAAGGAGAACACAAGGAGTAAGGCAGAGGCTAAAAGGCCTAAATATATGTTCACACCAAATGAAACTAATGATGTTTCAGACCTGCATCAGAGTTTGCGAGGCCATAGGGAGGCAATGCATTCCTCCTTTGTCGGTGGTGATTCTCGTTATTCAGATTATGACCCTCCTGAATTTTTGGAAGATATGGAATCTGATTATTCTGAATCCGAAACTGATACTTCTGATATGGAGGAGGATACTGATGATGACATTCCCTTGCCGTCAGGTGAAGTTTTTTTGGACTGCTAAAATCTAGTTTCTTATCAATATAAATGTGTTCTACTTTTACGAAAATTGGCTTTCAATTGTGGCAAGACGGCAATCATTTCTGATTTTACTTTGACTAGAATTTGTGTCAAGCCTCTGAACTGTAAAAACCTATTAACCTGTTTAGTTACGTAGACCACAATTTTCTCTGTGTCGTACAGGTGTTAGTTATGCCCTAACTCTTGTTTGAAATCTTCTCTTTCCAGGAGCTGGGCGTCATTCAGAGCGACGCAATACTTTTAGTAGACATATgtcagaagaagatgaaagcaCCAGCAGTGAGGAAGATCATTATGAGTCCTCCATTTCTGGCGACTCTTCCTACCTTTATTCCCACAATCCTGATAATGATGCTAGCACGGTTTCCAAGTGGCAGCTTAAGGGCAAAAGAAACTTGCGGAATCTTCCAAGAAGGTCTGCACGTAAGAGAGAAATGCACCGTAATCGTATGGAAGATGGAAGATATTGTGAATATAAGAGAAGGGCATTTGGGCAAAAGCCTATgggttatggtttagattttaatggGACAAATGATATGAGCGATGGTACTGATGACACTGATCCCAACGAAAGGCAGTTCGGGGACAGAATGATTGGACCAGGTGATAATTATCAGTTCTCATCTGTGGTTTCATCTGGATGTAAGAACATCTACAGCCATGACTTGCTGGACTGGGATGATGATCCTTGGGAAGGCCGGATTGGTATGAGGAAGCGTGGGGAGGAAAAACTTGAAGGTTTAGGTCAGGAGTTTGATGTTTCTCAACGACATTTTGGCAGAAAAACGCGTTCTTCGTTGATGGATGTGGATCTAGAAGTGCGAGGAAGCTATCAGAAAGGGCCTGTCCCAATTGTCTCACTTATGAGTAAGTTAAATGGCAGAGCAATAATTGGACATCCAGTCGAAATCGAAGTCTTAGCAGATGGTTCCTCCGAGTCATATTTTCAGACAATTGATTATTTTGGTAATGAAACAACTTACCATGACAAAAGCTTTCTTCTGCCCTCTGCTTGGAAGACTGCAAGAAGGAGTAATTCCCGGGTTCCACGGCTGCAGCCATTCTCATCTTCCCTCG
The Camelina sativa cultivar DH55 chromosome 15, Cs, whole genome shotgun sequence DNA segment above includes these coding regions:
- the LOC104744404 gene encoding uncharacterized protein At1g51745-like — encoded protein: MGSPVSGSPDWTVGSIVWVRRRNGSWWPGKILGQEDLDSTHITSPRSGTPVKLLGREDASVDWYNLEKSKRVKPFRCGDFDECIERVESSQALTIRKREKYARREDAILHALELEKDLLKKEGKLVSYKARDHSPDIVRVHDNGTRESSDFLGVGDATHLLRDKEEEQPSCDDEAVPRMRGLQDFGLRTASSKRKISRSNGPDTSLKYLARSNSSASSSGDFSMERPSYTLGKENTRSKAEAKRPKYMFTPNETNDVSDLHQSLRGHREAMHSSFVGGDSRYSDYDPPEFLEDMESDYSESETDTSDMEEDTDDDIPLPSGAGRHSERRNTFSRHMSEEDESTSSEEDHYESSISGDSSYLYSHNPDNDASTVSKWQLKGKRNLRNLPRRSARKREMHRNRMEDGRYCEYKRRAFGQKPMGYGLDFNGTNDMSDGTDDTDPNERQFGDRMIGPGDNYQFSSVVSSGCKNIYSHDLLDWDDDPWEGRIGMRKRGEEKLEGLGQEFDVSQRHFGRKTRSSLMDVDLEVRGSYQKGPVPIVSLMSKLNGRAIIGHPVEIEVLADGSSESYFQTIDYFGNETTYHDKSFLLPSAWKTARRSNSRVPRLQPFSSSLEADDEANYDHSPAEQGRKPHVKKLGLGSFSNDDNSVRRNSSLRIPRPPAERKQQQQQQKKLLKNTNATASQKTRALSSFSSEQGHNGMKVLRDRTHELSNRRVLPGPPTVACIPVKLVFSRLLEKINRPPSKPTAKSFNDRRRDQ